A part of Candidatus Zixiibacteriota bacterium genomic DNA contains:
- the eno gene encoding phosphopyruvate hydratase, producing MSDFQFIHARQILDSRGTPTVEVDVCLSDGTLGRAAVPSGASTGAHEAVELRDGVATKYFGKSVEKAVKNVNEKIGPALIADEIDPYDQVTLDNYLIKLDGTENKGKLGANALLGVSLATAKAAAESRGRFLYEYIGGCNAKILPVPMMNILNGGRHADNNVDLQEFMVMPVGAADFPSALQLGAEIFGHLKKVLKGKGYNTAVGDEGGFAPDLKSNEEALQVIMEAIKNSGYKAGKDVMIALDPASTEFYDAKSKKYNLAAENRKLSSAQMIDFYEKLCDTYPIISIEDGLAEDDWAGWSKLTERLGKRVQLVGDDLFVTNIKRLSRGIKEGSANSILIKLNQIGTLTETLDAIAMAQKAGWTAVVSHRSGETEDATIADVVVASGAGQIKTGSMCRSDRIAKYNQLLRIRETIGAAAQYPGMTAFYNIRP from the coding sequence ATGTCTGATTTCCAGTTTATCCACGCCCGCCAGATACTCGACAGTCGCGGGACACCGACGGTCGAGGTGGACGTGTGTCTGAGCGACGGAACGCTCGGGCGGGCCGCCGTACCGTCGGGAGCATCGACCGGCGCCCACGAAGCGGTGGAACTGCGCGACGGCGTGGCGACCAAATATTTCGGCAAAAGCGTCGAGAAGGCCGTCAAAAACGTCAACGAGAAGATCGGGCCCGCGCTGATCGCCGACGAGATCGACCCGTACGACCAGGTGACGCTGGACAACTACCTGATCAAGCTCGACGGCACGGAGAACAAGGGGAAACTCGGCGCCAACGCGCTGCTCGGTGTCTCGCTGGCCACCGCCAAAGCGGCGGCCGAGAGCCGCGGGCGGTTCCTGTACGAGTATATCGGCGGCTGCAACGCCAAGATCCTGCCGGTCCCGATGATGAACATTCTGAACGGCGGCAGGCACGCCGACAACAACGTCGACCTGCAGGAGTTCATGGTCATGCCGGTCGGCGCGGCCGACTTTCCGTCCGCGCTGCAGTTGGGCGCCGAGATATTCGGACATCTCAAAAAGGTGCTCAAAGGCAAGGGGTACAACACGGCGGTCGGCGACGAGGGTGGATTCGCGCCGGATTTGAAGTCCAACGAAGAGGCGCTGCAGGTGATCATGGAGGCGATCAAGAACTCCGGCTACAAAGCGGGCAAGGACGTCATGATCGCGCTCGATCCGGCCTCAACCGAGTTTTACGACGCCAAGTCCAAAAAGTACAATCTCGCCGCCGAGAACCGCAAGCTCAGCTCGGCACAGATGATCGACTTCTATGAAAAGCTCTGCGATACGTACCCGATCATTTCGATCGAAGACGGTCTGGCCGAGGACGACTGGGCCGGGTGGAGCAAGCTGACCGAGCGGCTCGGCAAGCGCGTCCAGCTGGTCGGCGACGACCTGTTCGTGACCAACATCAAGCGCCTTTCGCGCGGCATCAAAGAAGGATCGGCCAACTCGATCCTGATCAAACTGAACCAGATCGGCACCCTGACCGAGACGCTCGATGCTATTGCGATGGCGCAAAAGGCGGGCTGGACGGCGGTGGTGTCCCATCGGTCGGGCGAGACCGAGGACGCGACGATCGCCGATGTCGTCGTAGCCAGCGGGGCCGGGCAGATCAAGACCGGATCGATGTGCCGGTCGGATCGGATTGCCAAATACAACCAGCTGCTGCGCATTAGAGAGACAATCGGCGCCGCCGCGCAATATCCCGGCATGACGGCATTTTACAACATTCGACCCTAA
- a CDS encoding RNA-binding protein, whose amino-acid sequence MKLYVGNLASETTERDLSLLFSAHGDVRHVEIVRDQRTGESRRFAYVEMGSPAESTAAMTALDGARLHDRPLKILRGFIPPEPPPVN is encoded by the coding sequence ATGAAACTGTACGTCGGAAACCTGGCAAGCGAGACAACCGAACGCGATCTGTCTTTGCTGTTCTCGGCGCATGGTGACGTTCGTCATGTGGAGATCGTGCGCGACCAGCGCACGGGTGAATCGCGTCGATTCGCTTATGTCGAGATGGGCAGCCCGGCGGAGTCGACCGCGGCGATGACGGCGCTGGACGGCGCCCGGCTGCACGACCGTCCCCTGAAAATACTTCGCGGCTTCATTCCGCCCGAACCGCCCCCCGTGAACTGA
- a CDS encoding sodium:alanine symporter family protein encodes MLLTGVVLTVRMLFVQIRGFAHGVAIASGRYDDPDHQGQLTHFQALSAALSATIGIGNIAGVAIAIYYGGPGAVFWMWVSAFFGMAIKYSECTLAIMYRKIDPDGNVRGGPMYYIEMGLGRRFKPLAWMFAICTAIAAFGAGNMVQSNTMAHSLVDALQISPESQGAFRLAIGFVVAALVGSVIIGGIKRIGHVASYLVPIMSIVYVVSALVILAINADQIIPAFELIFYHAVNPTAVVGGSASGVTVWMTISWGLRRGLFSNEAGQGSAAMAHSTAKVEEPVREGLVAMLGPFIDTIVICSMTGLVIVTSGAWASGQTGAVLTMDAFNAALPVYGRWMVVVGVILFAFSTVIAWSYYGEKGIEYVAGDKAKLPYKWLYIVFTLLGAWLDLEAVWSYADTANGLMAVPNLIALVGLSGAVVMVTRKYMAEKARGLHVPYAQRTKQPVRGS; translated from the coding sequence TTGCTCCTGACGGGCGTGGTGCTGACGGTCCGGATGCTATTCGTTCAGATCCGGGGATTCGCGCACGGCGTCGCCATCGCTTCGGGGCGATACGACGATCCCGACCACCAGGGTCAGTTGACGCACTTCCAGGCGTTGTCGGCGGCCCTCTCGGCAACCATCGGCATCGGCAATATCGCGGGTGTCGCAATCGCCATTTACTATGGTGGACCGGGAGCGGTATTCTGGATGTGGGTGTCGGCCTTTTTCGGCATGGCGATCAAGTATTCCGAGTGTACGCTGGCGATCATGTATCGGAAGATTGATCCCGACGGCAACGTGCGGGGCGGCCCGATGTATTACATTGAAATGGGCCTGGGCCGGCGCTTCAAGCCGCTGGCCTGGATGTTTGCGATTTGTACGGCGATCGCGGCGTTCGGCGCGGGCAACATGGTCCAGTCGAACACGATGGCGCATTCACTGGTGGATGCACTCCAGATCTCTCCCGAATCGCAGGGCGCATTTCGACTGGCGATCGGATTCGTGGTGGCCGCCCTCGTGGGAAGCGTCATCATCGGGGGGATCAAGCGGATCGGCCATGTGGCCTCCTATCTTGTTCCCATCATGTCGATCGTCTATGTGGTATCGGCCCTGGTGATTCTCGCTATCAACGCCGACCAGATCATTCCCGCCTTTGAGTTGATCTTTTATCACGCCGTCAATCCCACCGCCGTTGTCGGCGGTTCCGCGTCGGGCGTGACCGTGTGGATGACGATATCGTGGGGCCTTCGTCGCGGCCTGTTCTCCAACGAGGCCGGACAAGGATCGGCGGCAATGGCTCATTCGACCGCCAAGGTGGAAGAGCCGGTGCGCGAGGGGCTGGTGGCGATGCTGGGTCCGTTTATCGACACGATCGTGATCTGTTCAATGACCGGGCTGGTGATCGTCACATCGGGCGCCTGGGCTTCCGGGCAAACCGGCGCCGTCCTGACGATGGATGCGTTCAACGCCGCCCTGCCGGTATATGGCAGGTGGATGGTGGTGGTCGGTGTCATACTGTTTGCCTTCTCGACGGTTATCGCCTGGTCCTACTACGGCGAAAAGGGAATCGAATACGTCGCCGGGGACAAAGCCAAACTCCCCTACAAGTGGCTCTACATCGTATTCACGCTGCTCGGCGCCTGGCTGGACCTGGAGGCTGTCTGGTCGTATGCCGATACCGCCAACGGATTGATGGCGGTGCCGAACCTGATCGCGCTGGTTGGCCTGTCCGGGGCGGTCGTGATGGTAACGCGCAAGTACATGGCGGAGAAAGCTCGAGGGCTGCATGTTCCGTACGCTCAGCGGACGAAGCAGCCGGTCCGCGGTTCCTGA
- a CDS encoding CPXCG motif-containing cysteine-rich protein, with translation MYQSWRCACCGESNESWIEAHTGDRLSFVEDCRVCCRPNVITAVYNDRSRRFDICVYQEDRG, from the coding sequence ATGTATCAATCGTGGCGTTGCGCCTGTTGTGGCGAGTCGAACGAATCATGGATCGAAGCTCATACGGGGGACAGATTGTCGTTCGTCGAAGACTGCCGGGTCTGCTGCCGCCCGAACGTCATCACCGCCGTGTACAACGACCGTTCCCGACGCTTTGACATCTGCGTCTACCAGGAAGACAGGGGGTGA
- a CDS encoding glycosyltransferase family 39 protein, translating into MRGAVRTIAGFVLAVVGLTALVVFDGLIAPWLPPGPDGSVHSYTLLQVRVILIALLVPGLALLASPAIDYWRRRSQRVVMRPPVDRFLLRWLLVALVIRVAYLLVVDIPIASDAAEYDRLARTLNQTGCYCVGSIPTAYRPIGYPAFLAAIYGIFGPSPIVGAVANLLLSLVTCILGYRLAEALISVKAARVTVIMLALLPSHWLWTNMLMSEVLYTLLLLAALVFATRRSFAATTAAGVLLGLAALTRPITLLVPVALVGYWWATHRRAVPTATRLIIAVLFMVATTTPWMIRNARQVGSPTIATSGGVNFYIGNHADASFGYQAPDPSLFPLDDPAREAELDRLGYRLGVRNVLDDPGAFVVRGLLKVVWLFAFDPEPLQYELLSASRDRRDIALAGAVAAQGLYMLLLAAAARGMWLSIRRRDYRLLASIGAIIVYWAAVHFVFFGGGRFHAPIIPLLVIMAAAWITHDWYRDTPRRIRSAR; encoded by the coding sequence GTGAGAGGGGCTGTTCGAACTATCGCCGGTTTCGTCCTCGCTGTCGTGGGACTGACGGCTCTAGTCGTCTTCGACGGTCTTATTGCCCCGTGGCTCCCGCCGGGACCTGATGGTTCGGTCCACTCGTACACACTGCTGCAGGTGAGGGTTATCCTGATAGCTTTGCTCGTGCCCGGCCTTGCGCTGCTCGCGTCGCCGGCAATCGACTATTGGCGGCGACGTTCACAGCGAGTGGTGATGCGTCCGCCGGTTGACCGGTTTCTTCTGCGATGGCTGCTGGTGGCGTTGGTCATACGGGTGGCCTACCTGCTGGTGGTCGATATTCCGATTGCCAGCGACGCCGCGGAATACGATCGACTCGCGAGGACGCTGAATCAAACCGGCTGTTATTGTGTCGGCTCGATTCCGACCGCTTACCGCCCAATCGGGTATCCCGCGTTCCTTGCAGCGATCTACGGCATATTCGGCCCGTCTCCCATCGTCGGCGCAGTAGCCAACCTCCTGCTGAGTCTGGTGACCTGTATATTGGGCTATCGGCTCGCCGAGGCGTTGATCTCGGTGAAGGCAGCGAGAGTGACAGTGATCATGCTGGCGTTGTTGCCGTCGCACTGGTTGTGGACCAACATGCTGATGAGCGAGGTGTTGTATACGCTTCTTTTGCTCGCGGCGCTGGTATTCGCCACGCGCCGGTCGTTCGCGGCGACGACGGCGGCAGGAGTGTTGCTCGGCCTAGCCGCGCTCACCCGCCCCATAACGCTTCTTGTTCCGGTTGCGCTGGTCGGTTACTGGTGGGCCACGCACCGTCGCGCCGTGCCCACGGCGACCAGATTGATTATCGCCGTGCTTTTCATGGTCGCGACGACGACACCGTGGATGATTCGCAATGCGCGACAGGTGGGATCACCGACGATCGCAACCAGCGGCGGCGTGAACTTCTATATCGGTAATCACGCGGACGCCTCTTTCGGATACCAGGCGCCCGATCCGTCGTTGTTTCCGCTCGACGATCCCGCTCGCGAAGCGGAGCTGGACCGGCTCGGGTACCGTCTCGGCGTCCGGAACGTGCTGGATGATCCGGGAGCTTTTGTCGTTCGTGGACTTCTCAAAGTAGTCTGGTTGTTTGCGTTTGATCCGGAGCCATTGCAGTATGAGTTGCTTTCGGCGTCACGCGACCGGCGTGATATCGCCCTTGCCGGCGCTGTGGCTGCACAGGGCCTGTATATGCTGCTTCTGGCGGCCGCCGCACGGGGGATGTGGCTCAGTATCCGCCGTCGCGACTATCGGCTGCTTGCGAGTATCGGCGCAATAATCGTCTACTGGGCGGCTGTTCATTTCGTGTTTTTCGGCGGTGGTCGTTTCCATGCGCCGATTATTCCGCTGCTTGTCATCATGGCGGCAGCGTGGATCACTCATGACTGGTACCGCGACACCCCTCGCCGCATACGCAGTGCGAGGTGA
- a CDS encoding fibronectin type III domain-containing protein has translation MSTHKHGMTTLWTILFALVVSASIAGSVQAAGDASVTLTWTAPGDDGSTGTAAVYDIRYSTSPINEGNWNAATQVTGEPAPQAAGSSESVTVTGLEWSTTYYFAIKAADEADNWSALSNVASFTTAPDEVPPSAVTDLQASTGTSSGQVVIHWTAPGDDGSDGIAAAYDIRYDTDSITPATWNSATMFTSAPEPAGAGAAESAVISGLTPGTLYYIGIITYDDASNPSALSNVSSAEAYFEFSTDIDDEGNTSLPTHFALAQNYPNPFNPTTQIDYAVPQRSNVRIDVFNVQGQLVRTLVDQMKAPGYHSVEWDGRDNGNTDVASGIYFYRIAAGDFHESRKMVMLK, from the coding sequence ATGAGCACGCACAAACACGGGATGACCACTCTGTGGACGATTCTTTTCGCGCTGGTGGTGAGCGCGTCGATCGCTGGATCGGTGCAGGCTGCAGGTGACGCGAGCGTCACGCTGACCTGGACTGCGCCGGGCGATGACGGATCCACGGGAACCGCGGCAGTGTATGACATTCGTTACTCGACGTCGCCCATCAACGAGGGCAATTGGAACGCGGCTACACAGGTAACGGGCGAACCGGCGCCGCAGGCTGCGGGCAGCTCCGAATCTGTCACCGTTACGGGCCTGGAATGGTCGACCACGTACTATTTCGCGATCAAGGCGGCGGACGAAGCCGACAACTGGTCGGCCCTGTCCAACGTCGCCAGTTTCACGACCGCTCCGGACGAGGTTCCGCCGTCGGCCGTAACCGACTTGCAGGCCAGCACCGGCACATCGTCGGGGCAGGTGGTGATCCACTGGACGGCGCCGGGCGACGACGGCAGCGACGGGATAGCTGCGGCGTATGACATCCGGTACGACACCGACTCGATCACGCCGGCCACCTGGAACTCCGCGACCATGTTCACCTCAGCTCCCGAACCGGCCGGAGCCGGCGCGGCTGAGTCCGCGGTCATTTCGGGGCTGACCCCCGGTACCCTGTACTATATCGGGATCATAACGTACGACGACGCCAGTAATCCGTCGGCATTGTCGAACGTGTCGTCGGCCGAGGCGTACTTCGAATTCTCGACCGACATCGATGACGAGGGCAACACGTCGCTGCCGACGCATTTTGCGCTGGCCCAGAATTATCCCAACCCGTTTAATCCGACCACGCAGATCGACTACGCCGTGCCACAGCGTTCGAACGTGCGGATCGACGTCTTCAACGTGCAAGGACAGCTGGTACGCACGCTGGTCGATCAGATGAAGGCACCGGGATACCACTCGGTCGAGTGGGATGGACGGGACAACGGCAACACGGACGTTGCCTCAGGGATATATTTCTATCGCATCGCGGCGGGCGATTTTCACGAATCCCGAAAGATGGTCATGCTGAAGTAG
- a CDS encoding SLC13 family permease translates to MARVLLVDQDTPDRTRIASALTERGLAVVDTDRGEDALRIVRASSDIDVVVLDRNLPGMSGEQLLKEIKSFRPAVHVVMLTAHGSYRSAVESGRLDAFSYLEKPCSIDDLVSVIGEARADQANAMARHEIPHRFSGSVMRWLVGSNGSRPGVVMLGMVLLALLVFMPPPDRLLVLLSAPKSDNISDLNLGYAGYRKMAHGETIASYYSRLHGFAQSETGHNGLPRTVSLPAEDVAFKAQVMLATLVVAALFWATGAVPVGVTALLVGVLMYFLGVMKPDAIAQAYAKDAVIFIFGVLAIAAAIGKSGLDRRIGLLLLGPASNLPRLLFIFLPLLAIGCSFISEHAFVAFLMPLFMMIYVSSVTAVGMRRDRALAVMFVLSICFAANIGGPGSPAAGGRNAIMLGILGDYGAAPTFGHWVLYGLPFVPVAALVVAGYFYFVFRRRIAVRTLNVGAIVRHASERIGPMHRDEYVVAGSLVMLVVLWITLSDRFGMGGPAILCLVALNVLRVIRWRDMAGIPWDVVALYASACALGKGLADTGAALYVADAFVALLPEALRTGEGLAVATSLFTGITTQFMSDGATVSAIGPITVPMALISGTPPWMVGFATAFASSFAHMLIIGTPNNAIAYALARDPLTGEQLVTLGDFFKHGFFVLILSFVVLWGWAFFGYWRWIGF, encoded by the coding sequence ATGGCACGAGTGCTGTTAGTCGATCAGGACACGCCCGACCGTACGCGCATCGCGTCGGCGCTGACCGAGCGCGGCCTTGCGGTCGTCGACACCGATCGAGGCGAAGATGCCCTCCGAATCGTCCGCGCCTCGAGTGACATCGACGTCGTCGTTCTGGACCGGAATCTCCCCGGCATGAGCGGTGAGCAGTTGCTCAAAGAGATCAAGTCTTTCCGTCCCGCCGTGCATGTCGTCATGCTGACCGCCCACGGCAGCTATCGCTCCGCGGTGGAGAGCGGACGTCTCGATGCATTCTCCTATCTCGAGAAACCCTGCAGTATCGATGATCTGGTCTCCGTAATCGGTGAAGCGCGCGCAGATCAGGCGAACGCCATGGCGCGCCACGAAATCCCGCACCGCTTTTCCGGATCGGTGATGCGCTGGCTGGTCGGATCCAACGGTTCCCGGCCGGGGGTCGTCATGCTCGGCATGGTCCTGCTTGCGCTGCTGGTATTTATGCCGCCGCCGGACCGTCTGCTCGTCCTGCTGTCGGCGCCCAAGTCAGACAACATCAGCGATCTGAATCTCGGCTATGCGGGGTATCGCAAGATGGCCCACGGCGAGACGATCGCCTCCTACTACAGCCGCCTGCACGGTTTCGCTCAGTCAGAGACCGGACACAACGGCCTCCCCCGGACTGTTTCGCTGCCGGCTGAGGACGTCGCGTTCAAGGCGCAGGTCATGCTCGCGACACTGGTGGTTGCCGCCCTGTTCTGGGCCACGGGCGCTGTCCCGGTGGGCGTGACCGCCCTGCTCGTGGGTGTGCTGATGTACTTCCTCGGGGTAATGAAACCCGACGCCATCGCGCAGGCGTACGCCAAGGACGCGGTGATTTTTATATTCGGCGTGCTCGCCATCGCGGCGGCGATCGGCAAATCCGGTCTCGATCGCCGAATCGGCCTGCTGTTGCTCGGCCCGGCATCGAACCTGCCCCGTCTCCTGTTCATTTTCTTGCCGTTGCTGGCGATCGGCTGTTCGTTCATCTCCGAGCACGCGTTTGTCGCGTTTCTCATGCCGCTGTTTATGATGATCTACGTCAGCTCGGTGACGGCAGTTGGTATGCGCCGGGACCGGGCCCTTGCCGTGATGTTTGTCCTCTCAATTTGCTTTGCCGCTAACATCGGTGGCCCGGGTTCCCCCGCGGCCGGCGGACGAAATGCCATCATGCTCGGGATTCTCGGCGATTATGGCGCGGCGCCCACGTTCGGGCATTGGGTCCTCTACGGCCTGCCGTTCGTACCCGTGGCCGCTCTGGTAGTGGCCGGCTACTTCTACTTCGTGTTCCGGCGTCGCATCGCAGTCCGGACGCTGAATGTCGGCGCCATTGTCCGTCACGCAAGCGAACGAATCGGCCCCATGCACCGCGATGAATACGTCGTCGCCGGCAGTCTGGTCATGCTGGTGGTCTTGTGGATTACGCTCAGCGACCGCTTCGGTATGGGCGGACCGGCAATCTTGTGCCTGGTGGCGCTGAACGTATTGCGCGTGATCCGCTGGCGTGACATGGCCGGAATTCCGTGGGACGTGGTTGCCCTCTATGCGAGCGCGTGCGCCCTGGGCAAAGGACTGGCCGACACCGGCGCCGCGCTTTACGTGGCCGATGCGTTCGTGGCGCTGCTGCCCGAGGCGCTTCGCACCGGCGAGGGCCTCGCCGTGGCCACCAGCCTCTTTACGGGAATCACCACGCAGTTCATGTCCGATGGTGCGACGGTATCGGCAATCGGTCCCATCACCGTTCCCATGGCGCTGATTTCAGGTACGCCGCCGTGGATGGTCGGCTTTGCGACGGCATTTGCCTCCTCGTTTGCCCATATGCTGATCATCGGTACGCCGAATAACGCCATCGCCTATGCGCTCGCCCGCGACCCGCTCACCGGCGAACAACTCGTGACCCTGGGCGATTTCTTCAAGCACGGGTTCTTCGTGCTGATCCTTTCGTTTGTCGTCCTCTGGGGCTGGGCGTTTTTCGGGTACTGGCGATGGATCGGGTTCTAA
- a CDS encoding CBS domain-containing protein, whose product MDDKLVKDVMVPLDACAVVSEDASFAEIFRALDRAQKNLPPGRHPYQTVLVTDRRRRVVGKIGQLAMLRALEPKYTMLAGLDAVPGAGVNEQFLLSIMDHYEFFQDRLSDLCRAALNIPAKSIMHPVSENIDENMSLNEAIHKLITWEALSVPVNREGDIVGLLRLPDLFAELSRTVLVIAGHADAGAGD is encoded by the coding sequence ATGGACGACAAACTCGTCAAAGACGTTATGGTTCCGCTAGATGCGTGTGCGGTTGTGTCCGAGGACGCGAGCTTCGCGGAGATCTTCCGTGCCCTCGACCGGGCTCAGAAAAACCTGCCGCCCGGCCGCCATCCGTACCAGACAGTGCTTGTCACGGACCGCCGGCGACGGGTCGTTGGAAAGATCGGGCAGCTCGCGATGCTCCGCGCGCTCGAACCGAAATACACGATGCTCGCCGGGCTCGACGCCGTGCCCGGCGCCGGAGTCAACGAACAATTTCTGTTGTCGATTATGGATCACTACGAGTTTTTCCAGGACCGGCTCTCCGACCTGTGTCGGGCCGCGCTCAACATTCCCGCGAAAAGTATCATGCATCCCGTCTCTGAAAACATCGACGAGAACATGTCGCTTAACGAAGCCATCCACAAACTCATCACGTGGGAGGCGCTCTCCGTCCCCGTGAATCGCGAGGGGGATATCGTCGGGCTTCTCCGTCTGCCCGACTTGTTTGCCGAGCTGTCCAGGACCGTGCTGGTGATAGCCGGGCACGCCGACGCGGGGGCCGGAGACTGA
- a CDS encoding glycosyltransferase family 2 protein — MSETLPIISVVIPIRNEERFIARTIRYLLEQDYPADRMEVLVVDGESDDRTVEIVTAIAKEDSRVRLLHNPRRLSSAARNVGSRAARGEIITFVDGHTYIDNRHLLRNTARLMAEKDVQVLSRPQFLETLENTEFQTAVALARRSTIGHGLDSTIYTSRDAYVNPTSSGATYHRDVFNDVGYFDERFDACEDVEFNYRVHLSGRSAFTSLKVAVYYYPRESVGRLFTQMKRYGTGRFRLARKHPATLAPGTLIPALFTAGLFGLLFLSLLLPHVGWILLGLYGLYAFMIFLSSATIAGRHGSHLLADLLVIYPTIHLGLGWGFLSELVRTMMGKGVDMSAAVVDESADAGKQAPSISER, encoded by the coding sequence ATGTCCGAAACGCTTCCGATTATCTCGGTCGTCATACCGATTCGCAACGAAGAGCGGTTTATCGCCCGGACCATACGCTACCTGCTGGAGCAGGACTACCCGGCCGACCGGATGGAAGTGCTGGTCGTCGACGGGGAATCCGACGATCGGACGGTGGAAATCGTGACGGCAATCGCCAAAGAAGATTCCCGCGTCAGGCTGCTGCATAACCCCCGGCGACTGTCCTCGGCGGCGCGCAATGTCGGCTCACGGGCGGCTCGCGGGGAGATCATAACGTTCGTTGACGGCCACACGTATATCGACAACCGGCACCTTCTGCGCAACACCGCCCGGTTGATGGCGGAAAAAGACGTTCAAGTGCTGTCTCGACCCCAGTTTCTTGAAACGCTGGAAAATACCGAATTCCAGACGGCGGTCGCGCTGGCCCGACGGTCCACGATCGGCCACGGGCTGGACTCGACAATCTATACGTCGCGGGACGCCTACGTCAATCCGACGTCGTCGGGCGCGACTTACCACCGCGACGTATTCAACGACGTGGGATATTTCGATGAGCGATTCGACGCCTGCGAAGACGTCGAATTCAACTATCGCGTCCACCTCAGCGGCCGCAGTGCCTTTACCTCGCTGAAAGTGGCGGTCTACTATTACCCGCGCGAGAGTGTCGGCCGCCTGTTCACCCAGATGAAGCGCTATGGGACAGGGCGCTTTCGACTGGCGCGTAAACACCCGGCCACGCTGGCCCCGGGCACGCTTATTCCGGCGCTGTTCACGGCCGGTCTGTTCGGTCTGCTGTTCCTGTCGCTTCTCCTGCCCCATGTCGGATGGATCCTTTTGGGACTGTATGGACTTTATGCGTTCATGATTTTCTTGTCCTCGGCTACGATCGCGGGGCGTCACGGTTCTCACCTGCTTGCCGACCTGCTGGTGATATATCCAACCATTCATCTCGGGCTGGGATGGGGCTTTCTGTCCGAACTGGTGCGGACGATGATGGGCAAAGGGGTGGACATGTCGGCCGCAGTGGTTGACGAGTCGGCCGATGCCGGGAAGCAGGCGCCATCAATCAGCGAGCGGTGA